Proteins encoded in a region of the Vicia villosa cultivar HV-30 ecotype Madison, WI linkage group LG5, Vvil1.0, whole genome shotgun sequence genome:
- the LOC131607344 gene encoding uncharacterized protein LOC131607344, which translates to MSSIPPSSSKTTRNIPPSSTCKEDVRFCMRPSKSNYVKIRLHHRGQLVESPYKWYVNGLVSELDWEWDTDYMSYMDLEASIKDEGYINIKCRRWDLTGRVISTTSTPI; encoded by the exons ATGAGCAGCAttccaccatcatcatcaaagacGACGCGCAACATTCCACCATCATCAACTTGCAAAGAGGATGTTCGTTTCTGTATGAG ACCATCTAAAAGCAACTACGTTAAGATAAGGCTTCATCATAGGGGACAGTTAGTAGAGAGTCCATATAAATGGTATGTTAATGGTTTGGTGTCTGAACTGGATTGGGAATGGGATACGGACTACATGTCGTACATGGATTTAGAAGCTTCGATTAAGGATGAGGGATATATAAATATCAAATGTAGGAGATGGGATTTAACTGGAAGAGTAATTTCAACAACATCTACTCCCATATAA